One Phaseolus vulgaris cultivar G19833 chromosome 11, P. vulgaris v2.0, whole genome shotgun sequence genomic window carries:
- the LOC137824987 gene encoding pentatricopeptide repeat-containing protein At1g07740, mitochondrial yields the protein MICGRGKGINPNPLLHYANNGYQFHTHKPRSHERPTPKFRRRIPFVTEVKTVEDPEEALSLFHRYKEQGFRHHYPSYAALLYKLARSRMFEAVETILAHMKDTDMQCRESVFIALFQYYGPQKAVELFNRMPQFNCVRTIQSLNALLNVLVDNDSFDEANDVFGRSYEMGFRPNTVTYNIMIKGWLGKGEWGKACEVFDEMLQKRVEPSVVTYNSLIGFLCRKGDLDKAMALLEDMGQKGRRANEVTYALLMEGLCSVEKYDEAKKLMFDMAYRGCKPQPVNFGVLMNDLGKRGKVEEIKSLLHEMKKRRLKPDVVTFNILINYLCKEGKAVEAYKVLFEMKIGGCEPNAATYRMVVDGLCRIGDFETGLSVLNAMLTSRHWPRSETFNCLVVGLLKSGNIDGACFVLEEMEKRKVEFDLGSWETIIKFACSEDKGVSELLTVLTSP from the coding sequence ATGATCTGTGGGAGAGGCAAAGGGATTAATCCAAATCCATTGCTCCATTATGCTAACAATGGATACCAATTCCATACCCATAAACCTCGATCCCATGAAAGACCAACTCCAAAATTTCGCAGGCGCATTCCCTTCGTCACCGAAGTCAAAACAGTGGAAGACCCAGAAGAAGCCTTGTCTCTCTTTCACCGTTACAAGGAACAGGGTTTCCGCCATCATTACCCTTCCTATGCCGCATTGCTCTATAAACTAGCTCGTTCTAGAATGTTCGAAGCCGTCGAAACCATTCTCGCTCACATGAAAGACACCGATATGCAATGCAGAGAAAGCGTCTTCATTGCTCTCTTTCAATATTACGGTCCCCAAAAGGCCGTTGAACTCTTCAACAGAATGCCGCAGTTCAACTGTGTCCGCACGATACAGTCCCTCAACGCTCTTCTCAATGTTCTTGTAGACAATGATAGCTTCGATGAGGCTAATGATGTTTTTGGTCGATCCTATGAAATGGGTTTTCGTCCAAACACTGTCACTTACAATATAATGATCAAGGGGTGGCTGGGAAAGGGCGAGTGGGGGAAAGCATGtgaggtgtttgatgaaatgcTTCAGAAGAGAGTGGAACCTAGTGTAGTCACTTACAATAGTCTCATTGGGTTTTTGTGTAGGAAAGGTGATTTGGATAAAGCAATGGCCTTGCTTGAGGACATGGGTCAGAAAGGTAGACGCGCAAATGAAGTAACTTATGCTCTTTTGATGGAGGGTTTGTGTTCCGTGGAGAAGTATGATGAAGCTAAGAAGCTAATGTTTGATATGGCGTATCGTGGGTGTAAACCCCAGCCGGTGAATTTTGGTGTGCTGATGAATGATCTTGGGAAGAGAGGAAAGGTTGAAGAGATCAAGTCTTTGCTCCATGAGATGAAGAAAAGGCGGCTTAAGCCAGATGTTGTAACTTTCAACATATTGATAAATTATCTTTGCAAGGAAGGCAAGGCAGTGGAAGCTTACAAAGTTTTATTTGAGATGAAGATTGGGGGATGTGAGCCTAATGCAGCTACATACAGGATGGTGGTTGATGGTTTGTGCCGGATAGGGGATTTTGAGACAGGTCTGAGTGTTTTGAATGCAATGTTAACAAGTAGGCATTGGCCACGTTCTGAAACATTTAATTGTCTGGTTGTTGGCCTTTTGAAATCTGGGAATATTGATGGTGCATGCTTTGTGTTGGAAGAGATGGAGAAGAGAAAGGTAGAATTTGATTTGGGGAGCTGGGAAACCATAATAAAGTTTGCCTGCAGTGAGGATAAGGGTGTCAGTGAGCTTTTGACTGTACTTACATCTCCGTAA
- the LOC137824994 gene encoding dirigent protein 10-like: MSMSMTMPLNAMLLVALTFLAVTSTTSTRILDEVEETPQQTNTAQSPVSSILPPVVPASPVAAPINGVDQHHTLSFFMHDILGGSNPSARAVTGVVTNPALNAQVAFAKPNGANLPFNGGLPQNNNNGGILNNNNLPFLTGLGGTTGNVFNNNGNNLVNGGIGFPVTNTNQLPEGMTLQKVMFGTMIVFDDELTEGHELGSGLVGKAQGFYIASSVDGTSQSMAFTAKFEENGYVDSLSFFGVHRTQVSESHIAIIGGTGKYLNAEGFAIIKTFPVSGQQQNTDGVETLLQLTAYLAY; this comes from the coding sequence ATGAGTATGAGCATGACAATGCCCCTCAATGCAATGCTTTTGGTAGCACTTACATTCCTTGCAGTCACTTCCACTACTTCAACTCGAATCCTGGATGAAGTAGaagaaacaccacaacaaactAACACTGCTCAATCCCCCGTTTCATCCATTCTCCCTCCAGTTGTACCTGCATCCCCTGTTGCGGCACCAATAAACGGCGTTGACCAACATCACACACTCTCATTTTTCATGCACGACATTCTCGGAGGCTCCAACCCCTCAGCTCGAGCCGTAACGGGCGTTGTTACCAATCCTGCTCTCAACGCTCAAGTGGCATTCGCTAAGCCAAACGGCGCAAACCTCCCTTTCAACGGCGGCCTTCCCCAGAACAACAACAATGGCGGAATTCTTAACAACAACAACCTTCCCTTCCTCACCGGACTCGGCGGTACCACAGGGAACGTCTTCAACAACAATGGCAACAACCTTGTGAACGGAGGGATTGGTTTCCCGGTGACCAACACGAATCAGCTCCCAGAAGGAATGACTCTGCAAAAGGTCATGTTTGGAACAATGATTGTGTTTGACGATGAACTGACGGAAGGACACGAGTTGGGTTCGGGTTTGGTGGGAAAAGCACAAGGCTTTTATATAGCCAGCTCTGTGGATGGAACAAGCCAGTCAATGGCTTTCACTGCTAAGTTTGAAGAGAATGGTTACGTGGACAGTCTCAGCTTCTTTGGTGTCCATCGAACGCAGGTCTCTGAGTCCCACATTGCCATCATTGGAGGAACCGGAAAGTATCTGAACGCAGAGGGGTTTGCCATCATAAAGACTTTTCCGGTTAGCGGTCAGCAACAAAATACTGATGGAGTTGAGACTCTGCTGCAGCTCACTGCATATCTTGCTTATTAG
- the LOC137825833 gene encoding dirigent protein 24-like, with translation MAKKLTFTYFSLKLHLFLFVITLRCAKTDMVTEGEAPAPAITFFMHDIIGGSAPSERIVAGTIVDTQTAKLPFSKPNNRLFPFKGAIPLVDTSTATNPTHSSTMVIKSIDKNKVVIDRNPLGASLDMFLFGRITVIDDEITQGHEFGSEVIGKAQGFHLTSSLDGSSRTMAFTVVFGREGDEEEDAVSFFGVHRTATQESHIAVVGGTGKYDNAKGYAKIETLLSPQQHTTNGLETLLQITLYIT, from the coding sequence ATGGCCAAAAAGCTCACCTTCACATATTTTTCCCTGAAACTTCATCTCTTCCTCTTTGTCATCACCCTAAGGTGTGCCAAAACAGATATGGTCACTGAGGGGGAGGCTCCAGCCCCTGCAATAACTTTCTTCATGCATGACATCATTGGTGGATCAGCCCCTTCAGAAAGAATCGTTGCCGGCACCATTGTAGACACTCAAACCGCTAAACTTCCTTTCTCAAAACCCAACAATAGGCTCTTCCCCTTTAAAGGCGCCATACCATTAGTTGATACTAGCACTGCCACTAATCCTACACACTCAAGCACCATGGTCATAAAAAGCATTGACAAAAACAAGGTTGTTATCGATAGGAATCCACTAGGAGCATCACTAGACATGTTTTTGTTCGGAAGAATAACGGTTATTGACGATGAAATTACGCAAGGGCATGAGTTTGGGTCAGAGGTTATTGGTAAAGCACAGGGATTTCATTTGACTAGCTCATTGGATGGAAGTAGCCGAACCATGGCATTTACGGTTGTGTTTGGTCGTGAAGGTGATGAGGAGGAGGATGCTGTTAGTTTCTTTGGTGTGCACAGGACAGCTACACAGGAGTCTCATATTGCTGTAGTTGGAGGAACTGGAAAATATGATAATGCAAAAGGGTATGCCAAAATTGAAACATTGCTTTCACCTCAACAGCATACCACAAATGGCTTGGAAACACTTCTTCAAATTACTCTTTACATAACCTAG
- the LOC137824456 gene encoding protein SODIUM POTASSIUM ROOT DEFECTIVE 3-like — translation MHHRSTVRGRTKSYYHDGRKTQLCVPCSSQLPISPMPYMEKHIKSSADKDNRDTRRKSSGDVSDLYTHAAADGSSRRYLLGDAPFIEWVSDSNKFTPILPSQHHVKDKPMPIKTNHPPTLRSSSEARSKDQVVVLRVSLHCKACEGKVRKHISKMEGVRSFSIEMETKKVTIIGDVTPLGVLASVSKVKNAQLWPCL, via the exons ATGCACCATCGTTCTACGGTACGTGGAAGGACCAAAAGCTACTACCACGATGGAAGGAAAACCCAACTCTGTGTACCTTGTTCATCCCAATTGCCCATAAGTCCTATGCCTTACATGGAGAAGCACATAAAGAGCTCAGCTGACAAGGATAACCGTGACACGCGTAGAAAGAGTTCTGGTGATGTTAGCGACCTGTATACTCATGCTGCTGCTGATGGTTCATCCAGAAGGTATCTCCTTGGTGATGCGCCATTCATTGAGTGGGTATCAGACTCTAATAAATTCACACCAATCCTTCCTTCTCAACATCATGTCAAGGACAAGCCCATGCCCATCAAAACAAATCATCCTCCTACTCTTCGCTCCTCTTCTGAAGCTCGCTCCAAGGACcag GTTGTTGTTTTGAGGGTGTCATTGCACTGCAAGGCCTGCGAAGGAAAAGTTAGAAAACATATTTCAAAAATGGAAG GAGTGAGATCATTCAGCATAGAAATGGAGACAAAGAAAGTGACCATCATCGGAGACGTGACGCCACTGGGGGTACTGGCGAGTGTATCCAAGGTGAAGAATGCACAGCTATGGCCATGTCTCTAG